From the Leptolyngbya sp. O-77 genome, one window contains:
- the cas7i gene encoding type I-B CRISPR-associated protein Cas7/Cst2/DevR, producing MTKHLFATIVTATAIAANNRGEGDGSTLSTLQKITRGNDQYTTVSAEAIRWGLREYLQNHCKSETNRTFDPDVDRYSFKNEQFSAEEYIDDDLFGYMDAKKGKDNEDATTKRRGALEVSRAISLDPYWGDVAFGSKGGEKGKTSIHSTEVHCTAYQYTIALTPESLKKPERAALALDAISAVRHVGGNHARFLYDFRPESIVIRVTDDPSPWIMDVFKRIGESVGCPRLVRLVEVGDVAASELIVAGEIADTPYGKQLEALGVKVYRGVKEAIAAAKELLSMEVTA from the coding sequence ATGACCAAGCACTTGTTTGCCACCATTGTCACTGCGACTGCCATTGCCGCCAACAACCGAGGCGAAGGAGATGGCAGCACCCTGTCAACGCTGCAAAAAATCACACGCGGCAATGACCAATACACCACTGTGAGTGCAGAGGCAATTCGTTGGGGATTGCGGGAGTATCTCCAAAATCACTGCAAGTCTGAAACCAACCGTACATTCGACCCCGATGTGGATAGGTACAGCTTTAAGAATGAACAGTTCAGTGCTGAAGAATACATTGACGATGATTTATTCGGCTACATGGATGCTAAGAAGGGCAAAGACAACGAAGATGCTACGACAAAGCGGCGGGGTGCCCTAGAAGTTAGCCGCGCCATCAGTCTTGACCCTTACTGGGGTGATGTTGCCTTTGGTTCCAAGGGAGGCGAAAAGGGCAAAACATCAATCCACAGCACTGAGGTTCACTGCACGGCTTACCAATACACGATCGCCCTCACGCCTGAAAGCCTAAAGAAGCCAGAACGGGCTGCGCTGGCACTGGATGCCATTAGTGCCGTGCGTCATGTCGGCGGCAACCATGCCCGGTTCTTGTATGACTTCCGCCCGGAGTCTATCGTCATTCGTGTTACCGATGATCCTAGCCCCTGGATTATGGACGTGTTTAAGCGCATTGGCGAGTCGGTGGGGTGTCCACGTCTAGTGCGCCTTGTGGAGGTAGGTGATGTTGCGGCGAGTGAGCTGATTGTGGCGGGCGAAATTGCCGATACCCCCTACGGTAAGCAGCTAGAGGCTTTAGGTGTTAAGGTCTATCGAGGGGTGAAAGAGGCGATCGCCGCTGCTAAGGAACTGCTAAGCATGGAGGTGACCGCCTAA
- the cas2 gene encoding CRISPR-associated endonuclease Cas2, whose translation MAESKNYYMICYDIRDPKRWRKAFQLLKGYGESLQYSIFRCRLTQRDREKLRWELEKILTSEDSLLIAGLCDRCVERIQSCNRPEAWTVRHDCHRIF comes from the coding sequence ATGGCAGAAAGCAAGAACTACTACATGATTTGCTACGACATTCGCGACCCCAAACGCTGGCGCAAGGCGTTTCAGTTGCTCAAGGGTTATGGCGAAAGTCTGCAATACTCTATCTTTCGTTGTCGGCTGACGCAGCGCGACCGGGAGAAACTGCGGTGGGAACTAGAGAAAATCTTGACATCGGAGGATAGTTTGCTGATTGCGGGTCTGTGCGATCGCTGTGTCGAGCGCATTCAGTCTTGCAATCGCCCTGAGGCATGGACGGTTCGCCATGACTGTCACCGCATTTTCTAA
- the cas5 gene encoding type I-MYXAN CRISPR-associated protein Cas5/Cmx5/DevS, giving the protein MQLYLDCPCTSFPRSFARDYKETYRYPPPSTVYGLLLSLVGEVEMDKHRGVKLAIGIIGDDPPISRILRKQRHHKFSKTHLGTYPTGKFSKPNHHELLTDLQAVVRIDSSEEAGTVKLADRVAIALSTPAQITRFGGLSLGESWAMINGVRAYRETDGPIRWLIKDNRGLISLPIWIDRQTTQGTFQRFSQSEEFCPDCWVTIPKPAAAPDAKKGKRSPRKSQS; this is encoded by the coding sequence ATGCAACTCTATCTCGATTGCCCCTGCACTAGCTTTCCCCGCAGCTTTGCACGGGACTATAAAGAAACCTATCGCTACCCACCGCCATCCACAGTTTATGGCCTCCTGCTATCCCTTGTAGGGGAAGTTGAGATGGACAAACATCGGGGAGTAAAGCTAGCCATTGGAATCATCGGTGATGATCCACCGATTTCTCGAATTTTGAGAAAGCAGCGGCATCATAAGTTCAGCAAAACTCACTTGGGGACTTATCCGACTGGCAAGTTCTCAAAACCCAATCATCATGAACTGCTCACGGATTTACAAGCAGTTGTTCGGATTGATTCGAGTGAGGAAGCGGGAACGGTTAAGCTAGCTGACCGAGTAGCAATCGCCCTTTCCACCCCCGCGCAAATCACTCGCTTCGGGGGGCTGAGTTTAGGAGAGTCCTGGGCGATGATTAACGGCGTGCGTGCCTATCGTGAAACCGATGGACCCATTCGCTGGCTGATTAAAGACAATCGTGGACTTATCAGCTTACCAATTTGGATCGATCGCCAAACCACCCAAGGCACTTTTCAGCGGTTTAGCCAGAGCGAAGAGTTTTGCCCAGACTGCTGGGTGACGATTCCTAAACCCGCTGCGGCACCTGATGCGAAGAAAGGGAAGCGATCGCCCCGCAAATCGCAGTCCTAG
- a CDS encoding type I-MYXAN CRISPR-associated endonuclease Cas4/Cas1, with the protein MNALHALAYCPRLFYLEEVEELYTQDDAVFAGRRLHAELERDEGDDWEELVLESAELGLRGKVDALRNRDGQTIPYEHKRGRCYRDREGKAQAWESDRLQILAYACLIEAARKIPIQEGRIRYHADNVVVKVILTDTGRQEVREAVQRARALRQSTERPPITTNERLCVRCSLSPVCLPEETRYTQDPERHPVRLFPEDDDREIIHITEVGTMVGKSGEQLKISPREKPPVTLPGRQVGQLVIHSFAQVSTQALYFCAEQDIGVHFISGGGRYLGSLDTRQGSIQRRVRQYRALSNPEFCLELARKLVLCRGESQRKFLMRGRRGSEAENETLNRTIDQMQRVLKQVPQASALDSLLGLEGNVAALYWQAVPTMLSQNAPPEFHFVSRNRRPPKDRFNALISFGYALLLKDIVNAILVVGLEPALGFYHQPRTQAPPLALDLMEIFRVPLVDLAVMGSVNRNQWDVETDFDIRGEQVLLSSSGRRKFIDLYERRKEESWKHPALGYSLTYRRLLELEVRLLEKEWSGEGGLFGQLVIR; encoded by the coding sequence GTGAATGCGCTCCATGCGCTTGCTTATTGCCCACGATTATTTTACCTAGAAGAAGTTGAAGAACTCTATACCCAGGATGATGCCGTATTTGCGGGTCGCCGCCTGCATGCAGAGCTAGAGCGTGACGAAGGAGACGACTGGGAAGAACTGGTGTTGGAGAGTGCTGAACTGGGTCTGCGAGGGAAAGTCGATGCCCTACGAAATCGAGATGGACAAACCATTCCCTACGAACATAAACGGGGACGCTGTTATCGCGATCGGGAGGGCAAGGCGCAAGCGTGGGAGAGCGATCGCTTACAAATCCTCGCCTACGCCTGCTTGATCGAAGCTGCACGGAAGATTCCAATTCAAGAAGGGCGCATTCGCTACCACGCGGATAACGTTGTCGTGAAAGTGATTTTAACCGACACAGGACGTCAGGAAGTTCGAGAAGCGGTGCAGCGCGCTAGGGCGTTACGCCAGTCCACAGAGCGCCCGCCCATCACCACCAACGAGCGGCTCTGTGTGCGCTGCTCCCTCTCGCCGGTTTGCCTGCCTGAAGAAACCCGCTATACCCAAGACCCAGAGCGGCATCCAGTTCGCCTATTCCCAGAAGATGACGATCGCGAAATTATCCACATTACGGAGGTAGGCACGATGGTTGGCAAAAGCGGTGAGCAGCTTAAGATTTCTCCCCGCGAAAAACCGCCAGTCACCTTGCCCGGTCGCCAAGTCGGACAACTCGTGATTCACAGCTTTGCCCAAGTTTCTACTCAAGCGCTCTATTTCTGCGCTGAGCAGGACATCGGGGTGCATTTTATCTCTGGCGGGGGTCGCTATTTGGGCAGTCTGGATACGCGGCAAGGTAGTATTCAGCGGCGGGTGCGTCAATATCGTGCCCTGAGCAATCCCGAATTTTGCCTGGAACTCGCTCGCAAACTTGTTCTCTGTAGAGGGGAAAGCCAACGGAAATTTCTCATGCGCGGCAGGCGCGGTTCTGAGGCGGAAAATGAGACGCTTAACCGCACCATCGACCAAATGCAACGAGTGCTAAAGCAGGTTCCTCAGGCATCTGCCCTGGATTCTTTATTGGGACTAGAGGGCAACGTTGCTGCCCTTTATTGGCAAGCCGTTCCAACAATGCTATCACAAAACGCACCGCCAGAATTTCACTTTGTTAGCCGTAATCGCCGCCCGCCGAAGGATCGCTTCAATGCACTGATTAGCTTCGGCTATGCGTTACTGCTAAAAGATATAGTAAACGCCATCCTGGTAGTGGGGCTAGAGCCAGCGCTAGGATTCTATCATCAGCCCCGCACCCAGGCTCCGCCATTGGCGCTCGATTTGATGGAAATTTTTCGGGTGCCGCTGGTCGATTTGGCGGTAATGGGGTCAGTCAATCGCAATCAGTGGGATGTTGAAACCGATTTTGACATCCGGGGCGAACAGGTTTTGCTGAGTAGTAGCGGACGGCGCAAGTTTATTGATCTCTACGAGCGCCGCAAGGAAGAGAGTTGGAAGCATCCTGCACTGGGTTATTCGCTCACCTATCGTCGCTTACTAGAGCTAGAAGTGCGCCTACTAGAGAAGGAATGGTCGGGCGAGGGCGGTCTATTTGGTCAGTTGGTTATCCGCTAG